A region from the Clostridium beijerinckii genome encodes:
- a CDS encoding enoyl-CoA hydratase, whose amino-acid sequence MKGLTIKEINIGDKASFQKTITETDVYLYAGITGDLNPAHINQVEAEKTMFQGRIAHGMLTAGLVSAVIGMQLPGADSIYLGQELKFMAPVRIGDTIKAEVEVIEKFDEKNRIKLNTICKNQNGIEVLKGVATIMPPK is encoded by the coding sequence ATGAAGGGCTTAACTATAAAGGAAATAAATATTGGTGATAAAGCATCCTTTCAAAAAACTATTACAGAAACAGATGTGTATTTATATGCTGGTATAACAGGAGATCTGAATCCAGCGCATATAAATCAAGTTGAAGCAGAAAAAACAATGTTTCAGGGCAGAATTGCTCACGGTATGTTAACAGCTGGTTTAGTTTCTGCAGTAATAGGTATGCAATTGCCAGGAGCAGATTCTATTTATCTTGGACAAGAGCTCAAATTTATGGCTCCAGTAAGGATAGGAGATACAATTAAAGCTGAGGTAGAGGTAATTGAGAAGTTTGATGAAAAGAATAGAATAAAACTAAATACCATATGCAAAAATCAAAATGGTATTGAAGTACTTAAAGGTGTAGCAACTATAATGCCACCAAAATAA
- a CDS encoding transporter, translating into MAVVGILISLALLMFMAYKGFSVIIFAPIFAIAAAIFSGMAIMPTYTEIFLPNLGNYVKVYFPFFLLGAVFGKVMEQSGAAKSIAKYIVEKLGKKRAMLSVILAASILTYGGVSLFVVAFAVYPFAASIFKEADIPKRLVPATIAVGAFTFTMDALPGTPQIQNSIPMKFFNTDLYAAPVFGTLGAIIVLVCGVSYLEWCKRKAQAKGEGYGTNHTQEPVIVEDNSLPNPFISVLPLASVLAVTLVLQKVIFPKWDITSWVTKAPYNIPEAGVVGSMNNWALMIALVFGIVLAVAINPRRMKGNMATAINAGAIGSLLAVMNTASEVGFGNVIKTLPGFQSIAHALTNINPNGSPLLSEAVSVNVLSGVTGSASGGMSIALDTFGKQYLAWANSAGVDTQLLHRVAAMASGGMDTLPHNGAVITLLGIAGLTHKQSYKDIFVITCIKTGTVFILIALQSILHFV; encoded by the coding sequence ATGGCAGTTGTAGGAATTTTAATAAGTTTAGCACTTTTAATGTTTATGGCTTATAAGGGGTTCTCAGTTATTATTTTCGCACCTATATTTGCAATAGCCGCAGCAATATTTTCTGGAATGGCAATTATGCCAACGTATACAGAAATATTTCTACCTAACTTAGGCAACTATGTAAAAGTTTACTTTCCATTCTTCTTGCTAGGTGCTGTATTTGGTAAGGTTATGGAGCAATCTGGTGCAGCAAAATCTATTGCAAAATACATAGTAGAAAAGTTAGGTAAAAAACGTGCTATGTTATCTGTAATTTTAGCAGCTTCTATCTTAACTTATGGTGGAGTTAGCCTTTTTGTTGTAGCATTTGCTGTTTACCCATTTGCAGCTTCAATATTTAAAGAAGCAGATATACCAAAAAGACTTGTTCCAGCGACTATCGCTGTAGGTGCTTTTACATTTACTATGGATGCACTTCCAGGAACACCTCAGATTCAAAATTCTATACCAATGAAATTTTTTAACACAGACCTTTATGCTGCTCCAGTATTTGGAACACTAGGCGCTATTATTGTTTTAGTTTGTGGTGTATCGTACTTAGAATGGTGTAAACGTAAAGCTCAAGCAAAGGGAGAAGGGTATGGAACAAATCATACTCAAGAACCTGTAATTGTTGAAGACAATAGTTTACCAAATCCATTTATATCAGTATTACCACTAGCATCTGTACTTGCAGTAACTTTAGTTTTACAAAAAGTAATATTCCCTAAATGGGATATTACATCATGGGTTACTAAAGCGCCTTACAACATTCCTGAAGCAGGTGTTGTTGGTTCAATGAATAACTGGGCGCTTATGATTGCACTTGTATTTGGTATTGTTCTTGCCGTTGCTATTAATCCAAGGCGTATGAAAGGTAACATGGCAACAGCAATTAATGCTGGTGCTATTGGATCACTCTTAGCTGTTATGAATACAGCATCAGAAGTAGGTTTTGGTAATGTTATAAAAACTCTACCAGGATTTCAATCTATAGCTCACGCTTTAACAAATATTAATCCAAATGGTAGTCCACTACTTTCGGAAGCAGTTTCAGTGAACGTTCTTTCTGGAGTTACAGGTTCTGCATCCGGTGGAATGAGTATAGCACTCGACACATTTGGTAAGCAGTATTTAGCTTGGGCAAATAGTGCTGGTGTAGATACACAATTGCTTCATCGTGTTGCTGCAATGGCATCAGGTGGAATGGACACATTACCTCACAATGGTGCGGTTATTACATTACTCGGAATTGCAGGATTAACTCATAAACAATCATATAAGGATATTTTCGTGATTACTTGTATTAAAACAGGAACAGTTTTTATACTCATAGCATTACAAAGTATTTTACACTTCGTTTAA
- a CDS encoding acyl CoA:acetate/3-ketoacid CoA transferase, with product MNKIMSVEQAISLIENGDTVAFGGFVGVGHPEGISKKLKETYLKQGRPNNLNLVYAAGQGDGKEKGLNHLGQEGLISNVIGGHWGLAPKIQKLAIENKIRAYNLPQGVISSLYRDIAAGKPGTITRVGLKTFVDPRVEGGRLNKCTTEDIVKVIEIDGMEYLYYKAFPINVSILRATYADEDGNATLQKEAATLDGLAMAQAAKNSGGKVILQVEKIVSKGTLDPRLVKIPGILVDAIVVANNEDHMQTYSEQFNPAFSGQIRMPINSIKCLPMDERKIIARRCAMELIPNAVTNLGIGMPEGISMVANEEGIGDTIMLTIESGPIGGIPAGGLSFGAAINPESIIDQSSQFDFYDGGGLDIAFLGLAQCDETGNINVSKFGPKIAGCGGFINITQNAKKVVFCGTFTAGGLKISVTDGKLVIENEGESKKFIKTVEQITFSGDYARDVNQPVLYITERAVFRLLSDGIILEEIAPGVDLQEDILDQMNFKPIISGNLKIMDERIFEDKPMNLK from the coding sequence ATGAACAAGATAATGTCCGTTGAACAAGCAATCTCGTTAATCGAAAACGGAGACACTGTAGCATTTGGTGGATTTGTAGGAGTTGGACATCCTGAGGGAATATCTAAGAAACTTAAAGAAACTTACCTTAAGCAGGGTAGACCTAACAACTTAAATCTTGTTTATGCAGCTGGGCAAGGAGATGGAAAAGAAAAAGGGTTAAACCATTTAGGTCAGGAAGGTCTTATTTCAAATGTAATAGGAGGACATTGGGGATTAGCACCTAAGATTCAAAAGCTAGCAATTGAAAATAAGATAAGAGCTTATAATCTTCCACAAGGAGTAATATCAAGCCTTTATAGGGATATTGCAGCTGGTAAACCAGGGACTATTACTCGTGTTGGTTTAAAAACCTTTGTAGACCCAAGAGTTGAAGGAGGAAGATTAAATAAATGTACTACTGAAGATATTGTAAAAGTAATTGAAATTGACGGTATGGAGTATCTTTACTACAAAGCTTTTCCTATAAATGTATCTATACTTAGAGCTACCTATGCAGATGAAGATGGAAATGCAACTCTTCAGAAGGAGGCTGCAACTCTTGATGGACTTGCTATGGCACAGGCGGCAAAAAACTCCGGTGGAAAAGTTATTCTTCAGGTTGAAAAGATAGTATCAAAAGGAACGTTAGATCCAAGGCTAGTAAAAATTCCTGGAATACTTGTAGATGCAATAGTTGTAGCAAATAATGAAGATCACATGCAGACATACTCTGAACAATTTAACCCGGCTTTTAGCGGACAAATTAGAATGCCAATAAATTCTATTAAATGTTTACCTATGGATGAACGAAAAATAATAGCAAGGCGCTGTGCAATGGAGCTTATACCAAATGCAGTAACCAATCTAGGCATAGGTATGCCAGAAGGAATTTCAATGGTAGCAAATGAAGAAGGCATAGGAGATACCATTATGTTAACTATTGAGTCTGGTCCGATTGGTGGAATTCCGGCAGGAGGCTTAAGTTTTGGAGCTGCCATAAATCCAGAGAGCATTATAGATCAATCTTCCCAATTTGATTTTTATGATGGAGGTGGATTAGATATAGCATTTTTAGGACTTGCTCAATGCGACGAAACAGGTAATATAAACGTAAGTAAATTTGGTCCTAAAATAGCAGGTTGCGGAGGTTTTATAAATATTACTCAAAATGCAAAGAAGGTAGTATTCTGCGGAACCTTTACAGCAGGAGGACTTAAAATTAGTGTCACTGATGGTAAGTTAGTAATAGAAAATGAGGGGGAATCAAAGAAATTTATTAAGACTGTTGAACAGATTACATTCAGTGGAGATTACGCGAGAGACGTTAATCAACCAGTACTTTATATAACTGAAAGAGCAGTTTTTAGACTGTTAAGTGATGGAATAATCTTGGAAGAAATCGCGCCAGGAGTAGATTTACAAGAGGATATTCTTGATCAAATGAATTTCAAACCAATAATCTCAGGTAATTTGAAGATAATGGACGAAAGAATTTTTGAGGATAAGCCTATGAACTTAAAGTAA
- a CDS encoding sigma-54-dependent Fis family transcriptional regulator: MDKGALFSSYFNEFKIILNNVFNEIITVDCNNKISFVNKAASILFRIDSKDSLGKDVNELIHNSKLSCFLSTKKEELKKPIIINNLNLILSIIPFHDDKGVAGSILIFSNVTNHGELIHKLDKERNSSEILNTVIETAYDGMVIIDKQGIITMISKAYTEFLGIARKDAIGKHVTEVIENTRMPIVLETGREEVAELHKIKGSYMIASRIPIIKNGEIIGVVGKVLFRNLKELNSLYKRISIIEKELATYKSKLREFNTAKYSLKNIIGESDSIVLAKAIVEKAAHTSSNVLILGESGTGKEIFAHAIHSESNRHEGPFVKINCAAIPSDLLESELFGYEAGAFTGAKKEGKMGKFEIANEGTIFLDEIGDMPLHMQVKLLRVIQEREVEKVGSVASKKINIRIIAATNRNLEKMVSEGKFREDLYYRLNVVTIEIPPLRERGNDIILISNHLIKKLSVDLEKKVTGISKEAEYYLKTYEWKGNVRELENILERAINIMEDSEIIDADDLPKEITGKKASIIPKRLKDILEESEKNAIILAIRASGGNKTKAAKILDIGRTSLYEKIEKYKIHI; encoded by the coding sequence ATGGACAAGGGAGCATTATTTTCAAGCTATTTTAATGAATTCAAAATAATATTAAATAATGTATTTAATGAAATAATCACAGTTGATTGTAATAATAAGATATCTTTTGTTAATAAAGCTGCAAGTATTCTTTTTAGAATAGATAGCAAAGATAGCTTGGGCAAGGATGTTAATGAATTAATACATAATTCTAAATTATCTTGCTTTTTATCCACTAAAAAAGAAGAGCTTAAAAAGCCTATAATAATTAATAATTTAAATTTAATATTAAGTATCATACCTTTTCACGATGATAAAGGTGTAGCAGGATCAATTTTAATTTTCAGCAATGTAACAAACCATGGTGAGTTGATTCATAAACTTGATAAAGAGAGAAATAGCAGTGAAATATTAAACACTGTAATTGAAACTGCTTATGATGGAATGGTTATAATTGATAAGCAAGGAATAATTACCATGATTAGCAAGGCGTATACGGAATTTTTGGGAATAGCCAGGAAGGATGCCATTGGCAAGCACGTAACTGAAGTCATCGAGAATACCAGAATGCCAATAGTACTTGAAACAGGTAGAGAAGAAGTGGCGGAGCTTCATAAGATTAAGGGAAGCTATATGATAGCATCAAGAATACCAATAATTAAAAATGGTGAGATTATTGGGGTAGTAGGAAAGGTACTATTTAGGAATTTAAAAGAACTAAACAGTCTTTACAAAAGAATAAGTATTATAGAAAAGGAATTGGCAACTTACAAATCAAAGCTTAGAGAATTCAATACAGCTAAGTATTCTCTTAAAAATATTATAGGTGAAAGTGATTCGATTGTTTTGGCTAAAGCTATAGTTGAAAAGGCTGCTCATACCAGCTCTAATGTACTTATTTTAGGGGAAAGTGGTACGGGTAAGGAAATATTTGCTCATGCTATACATTCTGAAAGTAACCGCCATGAAGGACCTTTTGTTAAAATTAATTGTGCAGCAATTCCAAGCGATTTACTCGAGTCAGAATTGTTTGGTTATGAAGCAGGAGCTTTTACAGGTGCGAAAAAAGAGGGGAAGATGGGAAAATTTGAAATCGCAAATGAGGGCACAATATTTTTAGATGAAATTGGAGACATGCCTCTTCATATGCAGGTGAAACTCTTAAGAGTTATTCAAGAAAGGGAAGTTGAAAAGGTCGGTAGTGTAGCCAGCAAAAAGATTAATATAAGAATAATTGCTGCAACTAACAGGAATCTTGAAAAAATGGTCTCGGAAGGTAAATTCCGTGAAGATTTATATTATAGGCTTAATGTTGTAACAATTGAAATTCCTCCTTTAAGAGAAAGGGGGAATGATATAATACTTATTTCTAATCATTTAATTAAAAAGCTTTCAGTTGATTTGGAGAAGAAAGTTACAGGAATCTCAAAGGAGGCTGAATATTATCTTAAAACCTATGAATGGAAAGGTAACGTAAGGGAACTAGAGAATATTTTAGAACGGGCCATTAATATTATGGAAGATAGTGAAATCATTGATGCTGATGATTTACCAAAAGAAATCACTGGTAAAAAAGCTTCAATTATTCCTAAAAGGCTTAAAGATATTCTTGAAGAGAGTGAAAAAAATGCTATTATTCTTGCTATCAGAGCTTCAGGTGGAAACAAAACAAAAGCAGCAAAAATTCTTGATATAGGACGTACTAGTTTATATGAAAAAATAGAAAAGTATAAAATACATATATAG
- a CDS encoding permease: protein MKNSTWILLKAQLLNQSGLNTLKYDKDKKKKNGVVIVTGAMTMIMIMLAVYSFGIGYGFGKIGLARIIPAYAFTITSLLIIFFTVFKASGILFAFKDYDMLMALPVKITTVITSRFLLMYGMNALISIVIMLPMGIAYCLWTNPQIIFYGMWIIAIFIIPLVPMTIAAVIGSVISAISSRFKYTNMVSIVLSFSLVIVIMGIGMNAGTINANQIDINQLTSLGTMLSKQMNQIYPLVGIIDKAVYQYDIVAFHAFLVISVVWYYIFVKLVSIKYKAINTGLITHQTKSDYKLQSLKASSPFKALYRKEMKRFFSSYLYVLNVGMGAVLLLVGSIACFILGIDKIEQLMGISNMKSMIINFMPFVISGMLAMTCTTSVSLSLEGKNLWILQSVPLDAAYIYISKMAVNVSILFPVSLLSSLFISICLKTDIMSTVWIFVTPLAYVCFTSVWGMFINLKIPNFTWESEVTVIKQSMSSMIGILGGMLFGIIPIGILIFLSGIDRNLITGIITFVVIGISALLYRKVCVTKLPS from the coding sequence ATGAAAAATAGCACTTGGATTCTTTTAAAGGCGCAGTTGTTGAACCAATCAGGACTAAACACCTTGAAATATGATAAGGATAAAAAGAAGAAAAATGGAGTTGTCATAGTCACTGGAGCAATGACTATGATTATGATTATGTTGGCTGTATATTCCTTTGGTATTGGATATGGGTTTGGGAAAATAGGATTGGCTAGGATTATTCCAGCATATGCCTTTACCATCACAAGTTTGCTCATCATATTCTTCACTGTATTTAAAGCTAGTGGAATATTATTTGCCTTCAAAGATTACGATATGCTTATGGCACTTCCAGTTAAAATAACTACAGTTATCACAAGCCGATTTTTATTGATGTATGGAATGAATGCACTTATTTCAATTGTTATTATGCTTCCAATGGGTATTGCCTATTGTCTATGGACCAATCCACAAATTATATTTTATGGAATGTGGATTATTGCTATATTTATAATACCACTCGTGCCAATGACAATAGCAGCAGTTATTGGATCAGTTATTAGTGCAATTTCATCTAGATTTAAATATACAAATATGGTGAGTATTGTATTATCATTTTCCCTGGTAATTGTTATTATGGGTATAGGCATGAATGCAGGAACGATTAACGCCAATCAAATAGATATTAATCAATTAACATCGTTAGGTACAATGTTATCTAAACAAATGAATCAGATATATCCATTGGTAGGCATAATAGATAAAGCAGTTTACCAGTATGACATAGTTGCATTTCATGCTTTTTTGGTAATTTCAGTTGTGTGGTACTATATATTTGTAAAACTTGTGTCTATCAAATATAAAGCTATAAATACTGGGCTTATAACACATCAAACTAAGTCTGATTATAAATTACAAAGTTTAAAAGCATCATCTCCATTTAAGGCATTGTATCGAAAAGAAATGAAAAGATTCTTCTCATCTTATCTATATGTACTCAATGTAGGGATGGGAGCAGTGCTTTTGCTAGTAGGTTCCATTGCATGCTTTATTCTAGGAATAGATAAAATAGAACAGCTTATGGGAATATCAAATATGAAATCTATGATTATTAACTTTATGCCTTTTGTGATTTCTGGAATGTTAGCAATGACATGTACAACTTCGGTGTCACTTTCTCTAGAAGGGAAGAACTTATGGATACTACAATCTGTGCCACTAGATGCTGCATATATATATATAAGTAAAATGGCAGTCAACGTAAGTATTCTATTTCCTGTATCTCTACTAAGTTCTCTATTTATAAGTATTTGTTTGAAAACAGACATTATGTCAACTGTATGGATATTTGTCACACCACTTGCTTATGTGTGTTTTACTTCTGTATGGGGAATGTTTATTAACCTTAAAATACCGAATTTCACATGGGAATCTGAAGTAACTGTAATCAAGCAAAGCATGTCATCTATGATTGGAATTTTAGGTGGAATGCTATTTGGTATTATACCTATTGGAATTTTAATATTCCTGTCAGGAATAGATAGAAATTTAATTACAGGAATAATTACTTTTGTAGTGATAGGTATTTCAGCGCTGCTTTATAGAAAAGTATGTGTAACAAAGTTACCAAGTTAA
- a CDS encoding ABC transporter ATP-binding protein: protein MLEIKNFSKVYKGGKKAVDNFNLTVSSGDIYGFIGHNGAGKSTMIKAIAGILDFEEGQIFVDGHSVQKSPIDCKKVIAYIPDNPDLYEHLTGIQYLNFIGDIFEVGKEEREERIGKYGELFEITSALGDLISSYSHGMKQKVALISALIHKPKLFLLDEPFVGLDPKASLTLKNIMHEMCKEGSAIFFSTHVLDVAEKLCSKIAIIKEGKLIEKGDTETLIKNQSLESLFMEVAENEK from the coding sequence ATATTAGAAATTAAAAACTTTTCAAAGGTATACAAAGGTGGGAAAAAAGCTGTAGATAATTTTAATCTTACAGTCTCATCTGGAGATATTTATGGATTTATCGGGCACAATGGAGCTGGAAAGAGTACAATGATAAAAGCTATTGCAGGGATACTCGATTTTGAAGAAGGGCAAATTTTTGTTGATGGACATTCTGTTCAAAAATCTCCAATAGATTGTAAAAAAGTAATCGCATATATACCAGATAATCCTGATTTGTATGAGCATCTAACAGGCATTCAATACTTGAATTTTATCGGGGATATTTTTGAAGTTGGAAAAGAAGAGAGAGAAGAACGCATCGGAAAATATGGGGAATTATTTGAGATTACTAGTGCACTAGGAGATTTGATTTCTTCTTATTCTCACGGAATGAAACAGAAAGTAGCTCTGATTTCTGCTTTAATTCATAAACCAAAACTATTCTTGCTTGATGAACCATTTGTAGGATTGGATCCGAAAGCATCTTTAACGTTGAAGAATATTATGCATGAAATGTGCAAAGAAGGAAGTGCTATTTTCTTCTCTACTCATGTACTCGATGTTGCAGAGAAACTTTGTAGTAAAATTGCTATTATTAAAGAGGGTAAGCTTATTGAAAAAGGAGACACAGAAACTTTGATAAAAAATCAGTCTTTGGAATCACTGTTTATGGAGGTAGCAGAAAATGAAAAATAG
- a CDS encoding galactoside O-acetyltransferase: MNQKERMLSGLPYKAWLDGLNEERIENKLKIYNYNLLRPDEKNKMEELIKDILGKTGDKVFIEQPFHCDYGKNIEAGNNFFANYNCTILDVGKVIIGENVQFAPNVSLYTAGHPIHPDSRNSGYEYGIGITIGDNVWLGGNVVVNPGVHIGNNVVVGAGSIVTKDIPDNVVAVGNPCKVIREITEEDRKYYYKNNEFDVNDYNT; encoded by the coding sequence ATGAATCAAAAAGAAAGAATGTTATCAGGGTTACCATATAAAGCTTGGTTAGATGGACTCAACGAAGAAAGAATAGAAAATAAATTAAAAATATACAATTATAATTTACTTCGTCCAGATGAAAAAAATAAAATGGAAGAGTTGATTAAAGACATATTAGGAAAAACTGGTGATAAAGTTTTTATAGAGCAGCCATTTCACTGTGATTATGGTAAAAATATTGAGGCGGGCAATAACTTTTTCGCTAATTATAATTGTACAATATTAGATGTTGGAAAGGTAATCATAGGTGAAAATGTGCAATTTGCACCAAATGTTTCTCTGTATACAGCAGGACATCCAATACATCCTGATTCACGAAATTCTGGATATGAATATGGCATTGGTATAACAATAGGAGATAATGTTTGGCTTGGTGGAAATGTTGTTGTAAATCCTGGAGTTCATATTGGAAATAATGTTGTTGTTGGAGCAGGAAGTATAGTTACCAAAGATATTCCAGATAATGTTGTAGCAGTAGGAAATCCATGTAAGGTTATTCGTGAGATTACAGAAGAAGATCGTAAATATTATTATAAAAACAATGAATTCGATGTTAATGATTACAATACGTAG
- a CDS encoding serine protease translates to MKKAFLKKIVMAVVVATTMTSLTPLGVSAATTKSIDNNYYNLITNGTLKAGWIQDNGKWYYCDNTGAIQTGVIKVNGKTYCLNTAGVMETGKVSVNNKTYTCSSNGQVVGTKVPVVDKVFDSNNKVVKDNNKNSTVSNSNINKGTTNTGTTTSTSTGSTTNIGTTTSTSTGSTTNTGTTTSTSAGNTTTSSNVTTVDVQGLPKLPTTYSINVQATAENKILELMNAKRVESGLKPLTMDNTLVQVARYKSDHMIQYNYFDHATPQGTKYTDWLQAVGYKYTTAGENIAYNTYDANELFTQWWNSSGHRANMMNSSYTKVGIGVVQGNGKIMGTQEFSN, encoded by the coding sequence ATGAAGAAGGCTTTTTTAAAAAAGATAGTGATGGCGGTTGTTGTAGCAACAACAATGACTAGTTTAACACCGTTAGGAGTATCTGCAGCAACTACTAAGTCAATAGATAACAATTATTACAATTTAATCACAAATGGAACATTAAAGGCAGGTTGGATTCAAGACAATGGCAAATGGTATTACTGCGATAACACAGGAGCAATACAAACAGGGGTTATTAAAGTTAATGGTAAAACTTATTGTCTAAACACAGCTGGTGTAATGGAGACAGGAAAGGTTAGTGTAAATAATAAAACATATACATGCTCTTCAAATGGACAAGTAGTAGGAACTAAAGTTCCAGTAGTTGATAAAGTATTTGATTCAAACAATAAAGTAGTAAAAGATAATAATAAAAATTCTACAGTAAGTAATTCAAATATTAATAAAGGAACAACCAATACAGGAACGACTACTAGTACAAGCACGGGAAGTACAACTAATATAGGAACTACTACTAGTACAAGCACAGGAAGCACAACTAATACAGGAACAACTACTAGTACAAGTGCAGGAAACACTACTACTTCTTCAAATGTAACTACAGTGGATGTACAGGGATTACCTAAATTACCAACAACATATTCTATTAATGTACAAGCTACCGCTGAAAATAAAATTCTTGAATTAATGAACGCAAAAAGAGTAGAATCAGGTTTAAAGCCGTTAACTATGGATAACACTTTGGTACAAGTAGCAAGATATAAGAGTGACCATATGATTCAATATAACTACTTTGATCATGCAACTCCACAAGGAACTAAATATACAGATTGGTTACAAGCAGTAGGGTACAAATATACTACAGCTGGGGAAAATATAGCATATAATACTTATGATGCAAATGAATTATTTACCCAATGGTGGAATTCATCAGGTCATAGAGCAAACATGATGAACTCTTCATATACTAAGGTTGGTATAGGAGTTGTTCAAGGAAATGGTAAAATTATGGGAACACAAGAATTTTCAAACTAG
- the pknB gene encoding Stk1 family PASTA domain-containing Ser/Thr kinase, which yields MIGTLLLNRYELLEKIGEGGMGIVYKARCTLLNRFVAVKILKSELNDCEDFITRFKREANSIASLSHPNIVNVYDVGSENSINFIVMEYINGKTLKQIIQKNVRLSPFKALDIAFQIAKALECAHKNNIIHRDIKPDNILITEDNIVKLTDFGIAKVTDSITITNPNNIVGSVHYFSPEQAKGKFVDCRTDIYSLGIVMYQMVTGQVPYNAEIPISVAVMHIQEPVIPPKEVIEGIPENINTVILKALEKEPINRFQTAKELADILNAIKENSDLEVNFNNGSMDATVLMDLDTTILTDPTTVLSDAKIDSTVLMTQVMSPETSIIEKDKKRLSRNNGTSKNKKIILTAGLIILTIIICILGKYLSKEPSTDTKAATTETVVPEMSVNLPEDEKKLVPSLIGNSQDIAESSIINNGFLLGNITKEYSEVVPKGLIISQSPASNTYYEKNKKIDLVISEGQKITQVVPQISENKKINEKANDKANEKANEKSNNKEKKVKNNK from the coding sequence ATGATAGGGACATTACTTTTAAACAGATATGAATTATTAGAAAAAATTGGTGAAGGTGGCATGGGAATTGTTTATAAAGCAAGATGCACTTTATTAAATAGATTTGTAGCTGTAAAAATATTAAAATCAGAGTTAAATGATTGTGAAGATTTTATTACTAGATTTAAAAGAGAAGCTAATTCTATTGCAAGCTTGTCACATCCAAACATAGTTAATGTTTATGATGTTGGTTCCGAGAACAGTATTAATTTTATAGTTATGGAATACATTAATGGAAAAACATTAAAGCAAATTATACAAAAAAATGTTAGACTTAGCCCTTTCAAGGCTTTAGATATAGCTTTTCAAATAGCTAAAGCACTTGAGTGTGCTCATAAAAATAATATAATTCATCGAGATATAAAACCAGATAATATTTTGATTACAGAAGATAATATAGTTAAATTAACAGATTTCGGAATCGCTAAAGTAACAGATTCAATAACCATAACCAATCCTAATAACATTGTAGGTTCTGTACATTATTTTTCTCCAGAGCAAGCTAAAGGAAAGTTTGTGGATTGTAGAACAGACATATACTCCTTAGGCATTGTTATGTATCAAATGGTGACTGGACAAGTCCCTTATAATGCAGAAATTCCTATTTCTGTAGCTGTAATGCATATTCAAGAACCTGTTATTCCACCCAAAGAAGTTATTGAAGGTATACCTGAAAATATTAATACAGTAATTTTAAAGGCATTAGAGAAAGAACCTATTAATAGATTTCAAACTGCTAAGGAACTTGCTGATATATTAAATGCAATCAAAGAGAATTCTGATTTAGAAGTGAACTTTAATAATGGGTCAATGGATGCTACAGTTCTAATGGACCTAGATACAACAATTCTAACGGATCCAACTACTGTATTGTCTGATGCAAAAATTGATTCCACAGTTCTTATGACTCAAGTCATGAGTCCAGAAACGTCAATAATAGAAAAAGATAAAAAAAGACTATCAAGAAATAATGGTACTAGTAAAAATAAAAAGATAATACTAACTGCTGGATTAATTATTTTAACTATAATTATTTGTATTTTAGGAAAATATCTTTCTAAAGAACCTTCTACAGATACAAAAGCAGCAACTACAGAAACTGTTGTTCCAGAAATGAGTGTAAACTTACCAGAAGATGAAAAAAAACTTGTGCCTTCACTTATTGGAAACTCCCAAGATATTGCTGAGAGCAGTATAATTAATAATGGATTTTTGCTTGGCAATATCACAAAGGAATATAGTGAGGTTGTCCCTAAGGGCTTAATTATTAGTCAATCGCCTGCAAGTAATACCTACTATGAAAAAAATAAGAAAATCGACTTAGTTATAAGTGAAGGACAAAAGATAACTCAAGTTGTACCACAAATAAGCGAAAACAAAAAAATTAATGAAAAGGCTAATGATAAAGCTAATGAAAAGGCTAATGAAAAATCTAATAATAAAGAAAAAAAGGTGAAAAACAATAAATAA